The DNA window TTATTCGGTTACGTCATTATACTCgtgcaatttaaaattcaattttttgctcaatcaaattttatgcaaaatattaACAGCACCGAAATGAAAGCTTATACCGCGTAAATTAATCGAACTAATTTAAATACATTATACATTTCTTCTACACATTGCAACAGCGACACCTGGCGACGAAAAAAcctataatatttaaatgaaatttcaaacaaTAATCATTATcaataattgaaaataataataaatatgttttgaCACCATAAAGAAATGTCTTTTACAATATGATGTACAGTGTCCAAAAATTAGCAAATGTAATGTAGAGGTAATGTAGAAATACAccatgtatatgtacatatgataCAGTGGTGGGCTTTACATTAGTACACGTCTAATTAATTCATTcattataataaaaaacaacaacaattatgtttattgtatatatttacgtatttatttttttaagacAGCAGCCACTCTGATGTCAACGTGGAATTGGCCTGTCCCAGAGGGACTTCCATTTGAGTGGGCGAAATCATCAGGTTTTACTACATCTAGGCTATTATTGTTTCACTTATTGCCATCGATCGGCTGATCGATCAATTTCACCATTCAATATCAACTAACGCATATTGCTATAAGTAAACTTAGTCTATGCTTTTTACATTGAACATTTCATGTTGTTACATCTTCGGGAATTGTACTCATAATTAGTGTAGTTTAATTGCGACGCATCGACTTAGATCTAGAACTTAGTAGGTAGTGAACCTAATAATAACCTACTGCTAAACATCTGCCCACCTAGACCCTTCAGTGATCGATTTGTACAAGTAGCTTACGCCTAAGATATATTAGACTATGGAGTTGTCAGTTGGATTACTATTACTCGCTCGTGAAATGTTCAGTTACGCTCATTTGCTtggattctgattctgatctATAACTTCAGTTGGCAATCACAGACTAAATAACTGGAATAACTTTTTGGAAGTCGTACACCTATGCGTATAATTAACTagtaaatggaaataattaactaattaaaaCTGGCCGCAAACACCAACAAACCATCTAAACAAACCTCCAACGCGATATCGATACTAATAGatagaatatatatttgcacTTGGTGTAGTACAAATCAGAGATTGCAACGTCGCCCCTGGCAGTTACATTTACAGTGATTTCAATATAAAGCTCCGATTCAGTAGATAACAATGGGTATAAAAAATGTCGCACATATGTTCGAGTGTTAGAAAGGACACTGGTGGTCTTACATAGCTACGGGGCTTACAACTAATTTAATCTACACAGTAGTTTCGGCTAGCTAATCAAAACAGGTCCATGTTGTCGTTCATATAGCTTAACAGGTAGTACAAGTAAATTAAAAGACACACTGTAGGCAGGAGATAATTCAGCAGTAGGTTAACTATTATCCCGTCCCGTGCTTTCCGTTCTCGAACAGGCCTTTCTTGAAAAAAGACGACAGCTGGACGAGGGAGGCGCGTGTGAGGCCCGTTCCGCCGGGTCCCTCGTAGATTGGGCACTGCGGAATCTTCGAGCACACGACGAATAGGCGTCGTAGATAGAGCTCTAGAAGGCGGCGACGATGCTTTGCCACCGGCTCGCTGTTCGAGGCGAAGAGCTCTCTCCGCGGAAAGGGTAGTGCAGATATCTGTTCGGAAATTGATTCATATATTAAGGGGTTAAAACTTCTTAATTGGCACACTTTTACCTTGGCACCGTAGCAGTGTTTCATGCACAGGTGCAGTTCCCTGAAGCGACTGTATCGACGCAGAATGTTTAACTTGCCATCGGGTAGAGCGATGCGAACCTCGTATTCGTAGTGCGTTTGCTTGCCGGCGCCCCGCATCACAAAACTCGGGATGGTAATGAAGTGTTCGCCTTCAGCTAAGAAAATATGTTGGTATAAACTGAAatcatatattatattaaacaaaatacttACGAAACTCGCGCATAGATGGGCACGATCTTGTCATGCTGGGTGAATATATCTGCGATGTGGACTCCTCCATGCTGGTGGGACTCATGACACTCGAACGCATAATAGAGCTGGCCAGTTCATATTGCCGTTCCATGCCGGAACGCTCGTCAGCACAACACTGGGCATGCGCCTCCAGATCCTGCACCGATTGCAGCATCTCTTGCTCCATTTGTATGTAGCGTCGCTGCAGATCCTGCAGATCTGCAATGTGCTCATCCAACTGTGCCTTGTTCAAATCCGTTTCTAGGTTCTTCATGATCAATGCCTTCTGGGCAGCAATCTTGCGTCGCAGCGAATGCAGTGGACAATATGGACGAGCAATATCTGAGTGCCGTCCCAGCTCGCAGGACGAGCAGGAACCGGTGTCTTCGTCGCTGGTGCGTACTCCTTGCTTGTAGTTGTTGAGGTGGCCATTCTGCAGGATGGCCTGATTACGACTGTCCAGGCAAACACCGCTGTCACTCATGACAGCCTGCGAACTGGGTGTGCAGCTGGGCGCGGATCCCGAACCACCAATGCCTACACTCCCACTACCACTGCCACTGCTGGGACCAGCGGTACAGGTTCGCGAAGTCTCCTCGCTGCTGCCGGATAGGTCATCTTTCCGCGTGTCCTCGGCCTCATCCTCCGCATCGCAGGAACAATTGCTGAGCGGCGACTGTTGGCCTTCCGTTATTGTGGGCGATGAAACGAGTGATAAGTTGGACTGAGCGGTATGGAAGGTATCACAGGTTTCATACGTATCCGACTTGGACACATCGTCAGCCTCGGTAGTGCTGGTCGAGGTGGACATCGACTTGTTGCCCAACTGCAGTTTCATATTCTGCTTCTTAGCGCGCATCGCCTGAGATTCGGCCTCGCTTTCGGCGCGTTCCAGACGCAGGCGCTCCAGCTGGGCCTGGATCTCCAGCATGGTCTCATCGACCTTAGCTATTTTTGTAGTGCTGGCATTGAGTATTCTTTCCTTTTCAGCTATTTGCTCGTCCAGTTTCCGGATTTCCTCATTCTTAAATCGATagaatataattatatattctctataatatataaatatacttaCATTTCTTCGCACAGTGTCCTTTATAAACTGCGCTGCAAACAAATCCAGGGAATCAGATACCTGCAAGAGCAGTTCATCATTCAGAGGAGTGCCCTCTTCGATCTTGATTCCCATCTGCAAATACACAAGTATTATTGTTAATCAAAGTAAAAGATATTTATCTATTTCCACTAAAAGTGTAATCTAATCCAGGCAAAGAAATtctaaacaaacaaacaaacctcGTCCAGTTTGCCACAATCTTGCAGTTCCTGCAATTCTTTCGCTACATACTCAGAGAAATCTCGTTTCTTAGAGTCGAGCTGCGTCTGAAACGCTGAAATTTGTCTACACACAATGTCGATCTAAAACGAAAATGGAACGAACAGAAAATCGTAAGGAACATAAAGCcaaaacaagaaaaagaataaataTGAACAGGCAATAAACAAGCACAATAATCAATCCATCCATTTCCGGAACAATTAATGATGACATGCAAACAAACGGATGGGATCAGAATGACGTACCTGAACCTTCTCGTTGTTCTTTTCCCACAGCAGCATGTCCTTGCGGGCGATCAGCTCCTGTTCACGACAATTCAGCAACTGCAAGGTGTCCATCTCCTCCTGTTCGAGGCGAATGAGTTCATCGGTCAGCTTGCGAACTTTGGTCTTGTATTGGTCGTGCATCTGGACGCGTTCCTAAAATATAACtcatatatttaatataaagttTATACATTTACTACAACATTCACTTACCACATTGAGCTGCTTAAGTGCATTCTCAATGGTATCAAGGATCTTTCTATTCTCGTCCTGCAATTCCGGATCGTCGCGCGACATTGGACGCTGGGGATAATACTGTCGCTCTGGACGCTTGTAGGGCGATGCTCCATCCTCATCCGAGTATATGCTGCAAGTGAGCAAATTCTCCTTGGACGAGGTGATCAGGGAAAGCCGAGACATGTCCAGCTGCGATCGACTCAAATCCTTTCTTAGTTTTGCAGCTTCGGCGGGATTGTTAAAACGGAAGATGTTCGTACGGCCCAGCAATATGATATCGCCCTGCGAGATTTGCTTGGGTTCGTCAATAAGATGGGCGTTCACCCAACACTGGGCCAATGGCCAGGGATGCAGGGTGACCACACCACCCTTTAGGAAAATACTGCAGTGTTGCGCCCGAATGCCATCGCCGGCCAACTCGATGTCCTGGGCTACGTCTGCATCCTCACTGCCAATTCTCGTCTCACCCTCCTTCAGACTGTACAGGGTCACTCCGGTGGTCACGTCGTTGTGGATGCCAATCAGATGCGGCATCTCTGAGTCCAGTACCACGCCCACACCCGACTTGCGCAGACCCAGACTCTTTTGCTCCTGCAAAATGGACTGGGCCACCTTCCATTTCTCCGTCCATTCCTCGGTGAGAACTTTTTCTTGCGCCTCCTTCTTTTGCAGATCGGCCAATACTTTAAGCGATGGCTGCAGGGAGTGCTGAAagcataaaattcaaaatgtaaTGGCAGGCTGCAATGATGTCGTGTAGTTGCTTCTTACAATATCGCCCGCCAGCATGGACTTGAGCTTGTTGATCTCCTCCCTGAGCTCACGGATCAGCTTGACATTGGTGTCCTCGTTCACCGTCGGCTTGTTGATGATGTTCTTCGCCCGATTCGCGTACCGCAGCGTACTTAGTGTTTCACTGTAGTTGCAATCGGCCGGCGAAAGAGCGGCAATCATAATGGTCTTACTATTGCCACCCAAACTGTCCTTGAGCAGCCACGTGAGTATGGAGTCGCGATAGGGAATGTAGAGCACCCGCTTACTCGCCCCATTCGGTGTGGTGGCTAGTGcggagctgctgctgttgtgacCGCCACCCGTTTGCTCCGCCAAAGCCGAGATCACGCTACCCAGAGTCACGAGCGATTTGTTAATGTGAGCGCCCTCCTTCAGCCGCTGACCCGTTGCCCCCGTTGCATTGGCACGCTCACTGAAAGAAAGCATAAGTTGGGggattatattaaatataaatcacTGTACTGCTCTGAATAAGTTTACATATCTGTATTTTAATAACAAGCTAACCAGTTATGGTTTTCAGAATTGCTTTCCTATATTTGAAAGAGTTTTTTCCTAGTGTGATTACTTTCTAGAGCAGTGCTTCATGCTCCGCTTGCGCCTACGCTTACGCACCTGCCTGCCAAATCGACCAAATGGATCTTCGAGACTGTCTCGCTTGGCATGTCATTCATGAAGACCGCCTGCACAAATGTGATCGTGAAGATGGCGTGACTGCGGCTGCTCGTATCGTTCATGTTGGTGCTGGCCGTGGTGCGTTGCGCATTTCCCCTTGCGATGCATTCCTGTGAATCAGTTTTGGTAATGAGTAATGAGTTCTCGGAGCACACAGAACACCCATCAACTTACCTGAATCTCATCGAAATCGGAGACAGCATGCTGTGACAGGTTTTCCACATAAGGACCCAGGCTGCGATGCTCGCGCACCCTAAGCCCATGCCCAGTGCTCTGCGCTGCCAGCAGATCCTTGACCCGCTCATTGTAGATCTCCAGATAGCTGGCATGCGTCCTGTAGCCGGTGCCCGACTCCTGGCCCACACGCATGCGGGCAAACAGCTCCTCGCAGATGCGCGGTATCAGGCCGGGATTGTTTGGCGTGCCCATCATGGTGAAGGTCTTGCCGGAGCCAGTCTGTCCGTAGGCAAAAACACAAGCATTGTAtcctgaaaaaaaaaaatgcaaatttagaATAATTAGTTGAGGGAACGAATGAAAGGAAGGTGTTGCAGCTTATTAATAGCAATTTGACCCTGGATCATTACGTTTCTTGTGCTAAAGAACTATGAAAAGCGAATGTTACCCGGTTGCTACTCGAGCGCATCGTGCTACACAAAGTTAATTGCCAGTCACGAAGGGTATGCTGCAATTGCTGAACCGCCCAGAAGTGAGGCAAGTCTTTCGTGACTGAGTAATGGGAATGCAGCGTCACCGGTGACACATAATAACATTTAGAGtggaaacaaaaacaatcaaaGTTGAGccatacatataatatattcgCCGAATATAGCAATTTCGGTTTGGTAAGCAGGGCAAACAACTTCTGCACCCTAAGTTAAATTACGAGTTAGTTGTTCTTTGGTAAATATTGATATTTTCCATTCATTGACTGATTTTATAGCTGCACTTAAACTCTTATCGGTCTCAAGTGCCATTCAATGGCCAAGAATCGAATTATTTGCACAAAATCCCATACAGAAATGTTTCCATACAAGTGATGACTCAAGCGATGACCTATCTAAAACTTTGACTAGCGCCAACTAATTGCGACATCATCGTTGGCGCCTAGCCAACAGCAATTATAGCCATCGGATCCAGTGCATCCAGCTCGAATTACACCAAGTGGGTATGGAGATGGGCATGGGTATGAGGCTGGAGATTGGAGGATGGGCGGCTCAAGCTTTTCAGCAGCTTTCAATCTCGATGGTCGACAGGTGTGAGATAAGATTTGCTTTAGCATTAGACGTCACTCGAGACCGCACAGGTGGTGCAACAACAATTACCAAGACAATGCTCAGAGCTAGAGAAAAATTATCCGTCGTTTagtaagtaagtaagtttAGTAAGCTACACAGCAAGAAAATATAGAAGACTATGAAAAGATAAGATAAGTTGCACAAGTTTTAAGCGAAGGTTTTGTATTTCACATGATCAAGTACATCAATCTAATTATCAAATATCAAGCTGTTTTCTCTTCTGAATGAAGTCAGGAATATATTTTAGAAACATTGAAATTTCTCTCTCTGCACTTGCACATTTCCGTGGAGTTTCCAACTCAAATCGCCAGTCAGTTGGACGCCACTGCAGTCTGTTTATGGCCGTTGAAGTGACTTGGCTTTATCTGCATAGCGAATGCATGTTGGCTGTTTGTCATTCCCACTGCCACTTTGCCACTCTTGGCTGCTCGTAATTTGATATTGAAAGCGTGCCAAAGCCACGCCgagcaaaagcagcagaaaCAGCTGTTCCATTTCGCTTGGCATCTTGAGTTGTGGGCGAaagttttgtttggcttaCTTTCTTGGCCAACTCCTGCAATCGAATCAAGCCCACTTCGCAGCTACGCGAAGCATTACGTACTCTAGATCTTTGAAATGGCAAGTGAGAAGCCTCGAAATGTATTAACTA is part of the Drosophila sechellia strain sech25 chromosome 3R, ASM438219v1, whole genome shotgun sequence genome and encodes:
- the LOC6618685 gene encoding kinesin-like protein Klp98A isoform X2, with amino-acid sequence MSSLKVAVRVRPFNSREIDMDAQLIMEMENKKTRLLKPRLQSIRDAGRDNHHDFTFDYSYWSFDEEDPHFATQEQVYSDLGNDVVDCAYEGYNACVFAYGQTGSGKTFTMMGTPNNPGLIPRICEELFARMRVGQESGTGYRTHASYLEIYNERVKDLLAAQSTGHGLRVREHRSLGPYVENLSQHAVSDFDEIQECIARGNAQRTTASTNMNDTSSRSHAIFTITFVQAVFMNDMPSETVSKIHLVDLAGSERANATGATGQRLKEGAHINKSLVTLGSVISALAEQTGGGHNSSSSALATTPNGASKRVLYIPYRDSILTWLLKDSLGGNSKTIMIAALSPADCNYSETLSTLRYANRAKNIINKPTVNEDTNVKLIRELREEINKLKSMLAGDIHSLQPSLKVLADLQKKEAQEKVLTEEWTEKWKVAQSILQEQKSLGLRKSGVGVVLDSEMPHLIGIHNDVTTGVTLYSLKEGETRIGSEDADVAQDIELAGDGIRAQHCSIFLKGGVVTLHPWPLAQCWVNAHLIDEPKQISQGDIILLGRTNIFRFNNPAEAAKLRKDLSRSQLDMSRLSLITSSKENLLTCSIYSDEDGASPYKRPERQYYPQRPMSRDDPELQDENRKILDTIENALKQLNVERVQMHDQYKTKVRKLTDELIRLEQEEMDTLQLLNCREQELIARKDMLLWEKNNEKVQMGIKIEEGTPLNDELLLQVSDSLDLFAAQFIKDTVRRNNEEIRKLDEQIAEKERILNASTTKIAKVDETMLEIQAQLERLRLERAESEAESQAMRAKKQNMKLQLGNKSMSTSTSTTEADDVSKSDTYETCDTFHTAQSNLSLVSSPTITEGQQSPLSNCSCDAEDEAEDTRKDDLSGSSEETSRTCTAGPSSGSGSGSVGIGGSGSAPSCTPSSQAVMSDSGVCLDSRNQAILQNGHLNNYKQGVRTSDEDTGSCSSCELGRHSDIARPYCPLHSLRRKIAAQKALIMKNLETDLNKAQLDEHIADLQDLQRRYIQMEQEMLQSVQDLEAHAQCCADERSGMERQYELASSIMRSSVMSPTSMEESTSQIYSPSMTRSCPSMREFPEGEHFITIPSFVMRGAGKQTHYEYEVRIALPDGKLNILRRYSRFRELHLCMKHCYGAKISALPFPRRELFASNSEPVAKHRRRLLELYLRRLFVVCSKIPQCPIYEGPGGTGLTRASLVQLSSFFKKGLFENGKHGTG
- the LOC6618685 gene encoding kinesin-like protein Klp98A isoform X1: MSSLKVAVRVRPFNSREIDMDAQLIMEMENKKTRLLKPRLQSIRDAGRDNHHDFTFDYSYWSFDEEDPHFATQEQVYSDLGNDVVDCAYEGYNACVFAYGQTGSGKTFTMMGTPNNPGLIPRICEELFARMRVGQESGTGYRTHASYLEIYNERVKDLLAAQSTGHGLRVREHRSLGPYVENLSQHAVSDFDEIQECIARGNAQRTTASTNMNDTSSRSHAIFTITFVQAVFMNDMPSETVSKIHLVDLAGSERANATGATGQRLKEGAHINKSLVTLGSVISALAEQTGGGHNSSSSALATTPNGASKRVLYIPYRDSILTWLLKDSLGGNSKTIMIAALSPADCNYSETLSTLRYANRAKNIINKPTVNEDTNVKLIRELREEINKLKSMLAGDIHSLQPSLKVLADLQKKEAQEKVLTEEWTEKWKVAQSILQEQKSLGLRKSGVGVVLDSEMPHLIGIHNDVTTGVTLYSLKEGETRIGSEDADVAQDIELAGDGIRAQHCSIFLKGGVVTLHPWPLAQCWVNAHLIDEPKQISQGDIILLGRTNIFRFNNPAEAAKLRKDLSRSQLDMSRLSLITSSKENLLTCSIYSDEDGASPYKRPERQYYPQRPMSRDDPELQDENRKILDTIENALKQLNVERVQMHDQYKTKVRKLTDELIRLEQEEMDTLQLLNCREQELIARKDMLLWEKNNEKVQIDIVCRQISAFQTQLDSKKRDFSEYVAKELQELQDCGKLDEMGIKIEEGTPLNDELLLQVSDSLDLFAAQFIKDTVRRNNEEIRKLDEQIAEKERILNASTTKIAKVDETMLEIQAQLERLRLERAESEAESQAMRAKKQNMKLQLGNKSMSTSTSTTEADDVSKSDTYETCDTFHTAQSNLSLVSSPTITEGQQSPLSNCSCDAEDEAEDTRKDDLSGSSEETSRTCTAGPSSGSGSGSVGIGGSGSAPSCTPSSQAVMSDSGVCLDSRNQAILQNGHLNNYKQGVRTSDEDTGSCSSCELGRHSDIARPYCPLHSLRRKIAAQKALIMKNLETDLNKAQLDEHIADLQDLQRRYIQMEQEMLQSVQDLEAHAQCCADERSGMERQYELASSIMRSSVMSPTSMEESTSQIYSPSMTRSCPSMREFPEGEHFITIPSFVMRGAGKQTHYEYEVRIALPDGKLNILRRYSRFRELHLCMKHCYGAKISALPFPRRELFASNSEPVAKHRRRLLELYLRRLFVVCSKIPQCPIYEGPGGTGLTRASLVQLSSFFKKGLFENGKHGTG